The Desulfobulbaceae bacterium nucleotide sequence CACTGTTCATGTTGCCGCCGCCTTCCGCCCCGGACTCCCCGGCGGCAGCCTGGCTTTTGGCCTTGGTGATAATGTATTTGATATTTTTATCCGGATCGCCGAGTTTGTCGGTGGCTTCAACACTGTCGTCGGTATATTTGGAGATGCCATCATCAAGGTCCCCGGCCAACGAGGCAAGGGGGCTCAGGCTCAGCATGAAACAGGCAGCGATGAACGGGGTGAGAATGTATTGTTTTTTCATGACTCCACCTTCCTGGGAAATCAAGGAGAGAGAGCCGATGGCGGTGTATCCGCATCGGCTCTCTCTTGTGAATTATTTGACAATAACTGAACCCATATTGGCTTCATTGCCGATGCCAGTGGCGATATTAGCGGAGTCTTTGACATTGGACTGATTGATGACCGCGCCCTGGACATTGGAATTCTGGATCTGGGTGGAACCCATGTTGGCGGTGTTGGCAACGCCGGCGGCCACATTGGCCGAACCTTGCACGTTGGAGCGGTTGATGACCGCACCTTGGATGTTGGAATTTTTGGCGTCAATGGAGCCCATATTGGCGGTATTGCCGACGCCGATGGCAACATTGGCGGAGTCCTTGACATTAGACTGGTTGATCAGGGCGCCCTTGACATTGGAGTTTTTGACGTCAACCGAACCCATGTTGGCGGTATTGCCGACGCCTGCGGCCACATTGGCGGAATTCTGCACATTGGATTGATTGATGACGGCGCCCTTGACACTCGAATTCGAGACGCCGACTGTGCCCATGTTGGCCCGGTTGCCTACGCCGACCGAGACGTTGGCGGAGTCCTTGACATTGGATTTATTGACGATGACGCCCTGGACATCAGATTGGGCCATGGCGATGCCGGTCGAAATAAAGAGTGCGAGTCCTGCGATGAGTAATGTCTTCTTCATTGTGTTCCTCCTGGGATGTGTGGTTGGGGTGTTGGTGGGTGTTTGTTAAATATTTTCTTTCAGTTCGACCGATATATTTTTTATGCCGGAAATTCCGCTGATATCGGCAGTCACTTCAAAGTCGCTTTCTTTTCCTGGGGTGAGGGCAGAGCTTGTTTCCAGTTCTCTTTCGATGGTGCCGATGATGTCACTGCTCTCATTTTTTAAATAAATGACAAGAAGGCCGCGAATGGCGCGATTGCCCGTATTGCGTATTTTGCCCTCAACCACCAGGACGGTATTGTCTGAAAAGGCTGTCGCCTTGAGGCCATGGACCACATACTCCGCTGGCGCGGCTGCAAAAGGGGGGGGGATTTCTTCAGCCTGGACAAGTGCGGATGGGAAAACGATGCTGAAGAGGATGACCAGAAATCGGGTCAATTTGATGAAGGTTGAGGAAGCCGGTGTTTTCATCATCATCCAAAATTTATTGGTAGGTACAGTTCAGTCGTTCAGGGCCAAAATCGGTCACGGTTAATTTTCGCATATTTATCACCATTCCGTCAAGTAAAAAAGCAAGTTCTTCGCTGGTTCCTTTGAAACGCAGATCAAAAACCAGCAAGCCCCCTTCTTTGTTCCAGCCCTCTTTTTTGCTGGAGGAGATCTGGGGCAGATTTTCAATGGCGGGGGCAACGGATTTGTAGGCACTGAACGAATCGATGCCGGTCAGGTGCAGCTTGATCGGCGCCCCGTTATTGAGAAAATCCTGAAAAGAGTTGGTGATGGTGTCGACGAGGTATTCGTCAATGGCCTTCTGGGAGGCCTGCATAAAAGCAAGGGTGGATCCGGTCAGCGGGCTCAGGTGAGCCGACACGCCTGTCTTGATCACCGAACCGAGAACCACGGCGGTTTGAGTCTGGATGACCTGGAGCTGCAGGCTGGTCTGGATGGAGCGCAGACCGGTGCCCGGAACAGTTTCCCCGGCGTCCTGGGCCACGGCTTTACCAATCACCACGTATTGGGCACCGTATTGGAGGCCGAGGCTGGAGGCAGCCTGTGGGTTGCCAGCCAGGGCCAGCCGTTTTTGTTCCTTGTCCATGACCGCTTCGGTTTGGGCCTTATCGACCAGCTCGAATCCTTTTTCGGCGAGCAGTCGGCTCAACTCGGTGCCGGCGATCTGCATGTTGAGATCATCCATGCTTTTATATTCCTCGGCAATGAGGATCATGAGCTTGGGGCGCTGCATGCTCTCAAGAAGAATTTTCATGGCCAGCAGATCGTCTTTGATTTTATCGAGGGAGACCGTGGCTTGAATCTGGACTTCAAAAACTCCGTTTTTCTCTGTCTGCGTCAAGACATCATAGCGGGTTACGTAACCCTGGGTGCGGGAAATGATTTTATCCTTCTGCAGGATATAGTTTTCCATCTCGGTTTTTGATTGAATGAAAACACCAACCGCCTCCTCCACGGCGAGCCGCTGGGCCTGGCGGATGGCATCTTCGAGGGAAACATCGCTGCTGCCGGAGGTGGTGACGGTTTTGTCTTCAGCAAAGGCCAGGCCTGGATAGTCGGCAAGCAGGCAAATAGCCCAAAAAATAAGAATAAAGTGTTTCATTGGCTCCCCTTTAGACCGTCGACCTGGACTTGATAGGATGGGTCGGCGGCAATACTCCGGGCAAAGAACTGATCGGCCTGCTCCAGGTTGCCTTTGTCATAGGCGTCAACCCCCCTGGAAAACAGCAAGGCCGCCTCGATATTGCTCCCCGCCTCTTTTGCCGGTGGTTTCAAGGCAACCTGCAGGGCGGCGGCAATTTTTGAGGCAAGCTCCTGCTCAAGGGCAATAAAATTGTCGGCATTACCCATGACATTTTCAGCCAGGAGTAGCTCGCTGGTTTCAACTTTCACGATGCGGGCATCAATGCGTACCGTTTCTCCCAGCACCATAAAAGAGCCAAAGGCGATGGCCTGAGCCCCCAGGACCTTGCCAACCTTGACGGCGGTGTTTTCATCAACGCTGCCGCTCTGGCTCAGGGCAATTTCTTTTAACAGCGCCTGGATTTTGTCGCGTTCGATCAGTTGCAGGCCGGTCGAGTTCCGGCTTAAGTCGGTCAGCAGCATGGCGGCCAGGCCCTTGCTGAGCGGCGCATATTTTTCCGGCTCCGAAACAGAGTTGTTGTCAAAAGGCAAGAGGGCAAGGGTTCTCGGAGCCTGGCTCACGACAAAACCGGAAGAAGCCGATTCGGTCTGAGAGGCAGGTGGAGTTGAGACGCAAGCGGAAAGGGCAAAGAAAAAAAGACAAGAGACCCCAAGCCAATATATTTGGTTCTTGAATTGCGCTTTAAGGTTGTTCACAAAGCATCTCCTTCTTGCATTGCTGAGGTGGTTGTTGGGCGCTGGCGCCTGTGTGATGGCACGTTCGGGGGAAGGCTGAGATCGCTCAGTGGCTACTACCACCACCACCACCACCACCGCCACCGCTTGTTGAGGCTTCTTTCGCTGCTTCATCGGCCGCCTGTTGCGCTTCGGTTGCCGTTTTGATGGATGTTTCAATCGCTTCAAGGAAAACCGAATTTTCAGAAGGGTCTGCACTCTGGATGGCCTCTACCGACGGAGCAGAGCGGCCCGGGGAGGAATCTCGCCCTGAGCGGGCCAGCATGAAGATAGGGTCCTCTTTGATGGCAAGGGCGAAAAAGTCCTGGGCCTTTTCCCAGTTTCCTTCATCAAGGGCGTTGAGGGCGCTACCATAGTGAACCATGGCCTTAAAATTTTTGGTATGCGGAGTGGTGATTGCGGCAAGCTCGGCCTCCCCTAGCTGGATCTGCATGATTTTGGCCACGTTCTGGACCAACAGGCTTGGCAATTCATAAAACTTGTCCACATCAACTTTCGCCGAGACCGATCCCTTGGTGTCACCAGCACTGGCGGTGGCCAGGGAAAGCGTCGTTTGGATGCTCCCTTTGGAGAGGTTGCCGACGACGACATTTTCGGCTTTTAACAGACGCCCGATCCGGGGGGCTGTTTTTTCATCCACGATGCCGGATTGACCAAGTTTCATTTCGTTGAGCAACGCCTGAATCTGTCCTCGCTCCAATACTTTCAGTTGATTGATTTTGGTTAAATCAGTGGTGATCATCGCGGCGAGGGCTTTGGAAAAAGCCTGTAGACTGTGGTCTTCCGTGAGGTCGATAAATGGGACAACGGCGATCGTACTGGTGTCAAGATCTATATTGGCCAGTTTTTCTTCGGTTTGCAGGGCCTGCCGCGCGGTCCGCTGGTTTTGGGCCATCATGACGATGGTCATGAGGCGGTTGATTTCCTGTTCGACCACCGGTTTTTCATCATCCTTGAAGTTTTGCCAGAGCGCTAGAGTTTTGTCGAAATCTTTCTTGTTGAGATACGCCATGCCCTGGTAGAGAATGGCGTATGAATTTTGGGGATCCTTGTCGAGAATCCGGTCGAATTGTTCGATCGCCTGGTCAAGTTGATTGGTCTTGAGGTAGGCAAAACCGAGTTTGTTTCCATGATTGACTGAGTCCGGATCCGATTGGAGGGCCTTCTCGTAAAGCGGAATGGCTTCCGCATAATTGCCCTGGGCAATTTTCATTTCAGCCTGCATTCCTGCGCCACAGGCCACCAGCAGCAGCATTGCCCCGCCACAAACCGCATGTGTTAATTTTTTCAGCATTAAAAGTAACCTCCAGTTTTGTTTGGCAAATGAATTTTTTTGTAAGTTTATCATAGCCGATTTGATGAAGTCAAGATCCCCGTTTGAGAAAAAATGGGACAAAAAAATCTAAGATTCAAGGCAGTTACCTAGTTTCCATCCAGAAACAGCGAAATTCACATATTTAGGTTGATAATAGTTATCAATTGTGAGGTTTTACCCGCTTCACATTTCTGAAATTTGATAATGATTCTTTAAAATTGTGGCTCAACTGGAGCAATGTCCGATATTTGGACGCATCTGTCCTGTTTTTCGATTATCGCGGTGTCACCGCCGAGAAACAATGAAAATTAAAAGGGAAAATTAAAAGGGGTCAGAGTAGAATTAATTTCCAATTAACACCCAATTACCGTTTCAAATCACGATAGAAATTTTCATGCGATCCCAGCAGGAGTAGTGTCCTACTCTCCCAGTCAAATTCATAGGCCAATAATGTTAGCTGGCCGCAGCACTTGAACTTATATACAAACACTCCTGCTAAATCCCCTTTTTTTTCAGCACCAATATTCGGATTTTGCACTATGTCTGAAACTGCATCATCAACATCTGCTTTTTGGTTTACATGAAGACGTCTGTATGCCCTCCTGAAAACTGAACTTTGTCGAACCAGGACTTCTTGAACCATCAGTTCCTCTTGCCTGCAGGAATAAACGGACTGGAAAGCCC carries:
- a CDS encoding tetratricopeptide repeat protein; translation: MLKKLTHAVCGGAMLLLVACGAGMQAEMKIAQGNYAEAIPLYEKALQSDPDSVNHGNKLGFAYLKTNQLDQAIEQFDRILDKDPQNSYAILYQGMAYLNKKDFDKTLALWQNFKDDEKPVVEQEINRLMTIVMMAQNQRTARQALQTEEKLANIDLDTSTIAVVPFIDLTEDHSLQAFSKALAAMITTDLTKINQLKVLERGQIQALLNEMKLGQSGIVDEKTAPRIGRLLKAENVVVGNLSKGSIQTTLSLATASAGDTKGSVSAKVDVDKFYELPSLLVQNVAKIMQIQLGEAELAAITTPHTKNFKAMVHYGSALNALDEGNWEKAQDFFALAIKEDPIFMLARSGRDSSPGRSAPSVEAIQSADPSENSVFLEAIETSIKTATEAQQAADEAAKEASTSGGGGGGGGGSSH
- a CDS encoding type II toxin-antitoxin system RelE/ParE family toxin — its product is MVQEVLVRQSSVFRRAYRRLHVNQKADVDDAVSDIVQNPNIGAEKKGDLAGVFVYKFKCCGQLTLLAYEFDWESRTLLLLGSHENFYRDLKR